The nucleotide window TAACGAATTAACACTGACATGAACATCTGCCACCACGTTTGACAAAAATGATGCACAATATACAGCAGGTTGGCCATCCTGTATTGGAGAACTATGCCCTTAAATCATGAAATGTTGCATATACACTATGCATTGTTTCCCTAAAACAACAATGGGTCTGGCTCTTGGATATTAACAAGGCTATTTAAAAGTCTTTGGACTGATTTTCATGTAGAGCTTTAACTACTAGTACTACCAATTATAGATTCCAATACAACAACCTCCAGGTAAAACAATAACTGcgataaaagttttttgttacaGAAAAGAAAAGAGATCTCAGTTAAACGTAATAATTTAACAGCTGAAAACGAGCTTAAAAAGACCAAGAGTTTAGCTTGGGACTTTCCATCTTACAACCCATTTTATTTGAAGGCTTTCGTTATAGATGAGATCTATAATAGCTTGCTAGCGCTTATCTTTCGGTGTAACAAGGTAGCTTATTAGCTAATTTAACTACAAAGCATGTATACTTACTTGTGCATTCCACAACCAAAGTTCTGAAGCTTCTTCTGTACCACAAGCAATAATGTGGGTATCTGTGGGATTCCATGCAAGAAAACCTACACCGTAAGTGTGTCCAGTAAGGGAACGGGCATGGGTAACACGATGAGTAACCTGCAGAACACATTTGAGAGGAACCGTTGCATAATTGACATTTAAAAGTAGGTCAAATAAAAgactatttaaattttttcatccAATTGATTAAGTTATAAGAGCTGTTTGTATATAACCCACTTTTATATTACAGTATCCATAgaataacaagtttttaagAATATAGTTCTCTCCATGAAAACACTTGGAGATTGCATTAAAAAAATTCGAATTGATTACACACTTTTTGGAGGGGTTACCACCATTACATGCGTTACCAATACACCATTGCAGAGTATTAACTCAGggaattgcaaaaaataagaCATAGTGAATCTGGAAACTAGGCGACTCTCTTACTTCAGTGGTACTTTGTTCTGACCCTGCTTGTATTACTGTAACTCATTATTCCCTTGTACTTACTGGGTCAACGTTCCAAATAATCACATAGGAATCCTTTGAGCCAGTTGCCAGCATCTTGCCATTAtgagaaaaacaacaaaaccagATCTCGTCAGTGTGTTCATTCAGAACTTGTTGTGTCACAGCAGGAAAGTTTCTTCTGAATAAACAATCATAACTTGGGTTTGACTAAATCGAAAAATATGCCCATCAGATTTCAAAGTAAGAACACACTTACCATATATGTGGGAAAACATTCAAACCATTTGCAATACAATATTGAGTTTGTCACATGCTTATTAATGAAAGACCCAGACCTTAAACACGTGTGATCAATGAGCAAGGATGAGGTGTCTAAATTTGGCAGCAACGAAGAATTATGAAAAAGACATTTGCTCTGTTGGTACTCTAATGCTTGTGTCAGAAGTGTTTTAAGTCGATTAGGACGCATCATTACTGAAATGGGTAGGAAACCTATACATCAAAGAATTAATTTACTGTAATTTATGGCTGTAGTTacaaaaatgcataaaaacttgaaaaagtttggacgaaagaaataaaataataaaacagtTCTGTTAAATGTATAGACCCAGATAAATGTATACACACTTGCCTTGTAATTTTTCAAGTAGTTTTGCTCTTGACTTCAGACCTTTTCCATCCCAATTAGCAGCCTTGCATAATTCATCTGACGTTGAAATCATCAAAAACCTAAGCCATTTTCAGTACAATGAACATTAAAATctaggaaaatattttgttgcaaaagatTAAGACAACATGATTTCATTGCCTAATAACTTTATTGGCATACGGTATTGAATCATTAAATATTCCATTTTATGTAAAAGCAAACCAAAACTCAATACAATGTGTGTGCGTACCCAGAAAGTTGATGCACTCGACTGACATATATTCTGAGGGGAGTAATTTGGTTTCGTAAGCAGTGTAAAGCATCAAGAAGTTTGCCATCATCAACAAgttctaaaaatttttgctccagcacaaaaaatttcattttctgcaaacaataaaatcattttcaaaatatgaataatccttttaatttttagttcAACATCAGAGATGGGTTAACTGTGTGTTGAATTTTGAGTATACCGAACTTAAATGCAAAAATCTGAATCATTTTAAGAaggatatacagtataataacCAATGATAACACATGTACGCTGAAGAATATACAAATAATCGAAACATACTTTTACACATGCCAAATCTAGGTTTTCCCTATACCTGTATGATACAAAAAAACATCAGAATATTCTccttttattctttttcatTACCGCGAATGAATTTTAGCTTTTTTCTTAACAAATTAAAGTATAATCGTTTCTATATAGTGCTAATTACTTGAAGGTGGCGCTGATGTTTTAGCAAGGGTTTCATGTCAGGCAGTGCAGCTTCCACTTTGCTCCATGCGCCATCCATTATATTCTCTCGAAATTTTGTGGCTGCCGAATGTTCAAGACAGCAACCAGATTCCATCATAAGCATATCAGACGATTTCCTGTTGCAAGAGAATTCAACTGttcaaaaagttgattttggaAAGATAAGAATTGCAGCTAAAATCATATAACAAAACTTgctaaacttgtttttgtgtgAAATCACATTTACCAGCAAGCAATATATAATGGTACAGATAAAAACCTGTGACATGGTGTTCATTATATGTAAAACTAAATAGTTTTATAGCAGTTGTGTAATCCTAAAAAAAGTAACAGCGGGTTTCGTTGTCAATGTACTGTTTTCTAACAAGGTATTGCAGCCGAATATTTATGGCCATTGTCCAAATTGGTAAGTCTCTGCACAACTTTGCGATTACTGGTCAATTACAATCACTTTCAAGAGCCCTGATTAGTAACATCTTCTGcatacattttgtttaaataggTGCAACCCAGCAGTTTGTGTAATGATAGATTTATTTGTGACCTGGCTCAGGATCACAAACATATAAACATATGCAAATGTTACAAAACTACGTTGCTATGCTCTAATACTAGGGTGGCAAAcatatttactttaaaaacacacatgttttcaaaatttcagaaaTTGTCAACgttttttactatttttgtttttgatgcataatttatttttaaattcattaaattcaGAAGCATACAATCGATCTCAAACagctttctttaaaaaaacgCATAGTCCACACCTTGCAATGCTTCTACTAAAGACTAAAGTGTTATAAAACATGGGTGAACACAGTTCTCAAACTTAACGCTTGATGAGAATGTCCACTCCAGTGCACTGGTTTTTGAAAGCAGAAGGCAAATAAATGGTTTCCTGCTTGTGACGACAACAGCTTCCTTTGTCATTGGTAGTTTTGCTTATAATTTTCCCGGTAGAAAATAGCAAACTTATCTATTTTGCAATAGATTGCAAACCTTATTTATGTAATGATCATATATTTTACCttgttttcattatttaattaaatcaaaaccAAAACGCAGAATCATGATAAAACAAACCAGCAAGAAAAATGGATCGTGATCAACTTTCAAAGAAGTGGGAGAGGGTCCCACCGGTACACCACTGTATATGCCATGTCTGTTTTTTTTCACTGTTCACACTATTTAAAGAACTGCATTTGATCTGAGAAATCGACACGTAACCATAACACTTCTTCATACGtcataaaaaatacaactaTTGTTTAGGTAAGTAAGGATCTAAATTGAAGTTCAATGTTTCATATCAAACTTACTGTCAACATCAATCTTTCAATATAAAGAAATTGCTCAGCTGgtgaattaattcttttataaGCCAGGGTGAGCTTCGTCAGGGTAGATTACAATAAGagaataagaaatattttttgaaaactacaaacatCTAAAATTACCTAGATACGAGCAATAACTAAGAAACAATGGGTCACTCACCCTCAAGAGTTTGCGAAACGTTGGTTTATAAAAGAACTAATTCATCAGCTGAGCacttttgttattgaaattatgCCTGGTGGTAAACATAGTACCATTCTTTTAAGTTTCTGAGTTTCTGCATTTATAGGCTaagcttttttttcaaactttaacCAGTTAGGCAAACGCATTCAATAACCACTGGTCAATACTAAATGAAATTCTTAAATGAATATATCAATATCTATACTTACTTCAGCCCAAGTGAAGACAGATGTTGACCAACAAGCCGTACCACTTCTTTATCACTTTCAGATAGATTTAGACTGCACTTTTTAAATTCCAGTTCTGGGTTACCATTGTTTGTCGTGACAATTGACTTTGAACTTGATGGGCCATCCTTCAGCGCAGTTGAAGCTGCTCTGTTCTCGGTGCATGCCCCATTAATAACTGCCGCATGTGACTGCATTCCGAGCCTTTGTCGCTTCAAAGGTGGAGGAGACAAGCCGCCCTGATCTGATCCAGATGAAGATGCCAGTATTTCAGGAGGAAGCTACTGGAGGGTTCTTCTCAAAGAAGATTGACTACCCCAGCTTTCACTTCAAACAACAAACCCTTTTCTTTCAGGGATACAGACTAGCAATGTGGTCGTCTGAAGGATTACAAGTTCAAACTCAAACCATGTTTGCAGCCATCTTCTTGCTTTTTGATAATACCAACACTTTATAGCACACAGTAGTAGCCCAGAAATTTGCCTAAGCTAAACAACTTGCAGTGTCACTATTGCCGTGGTTGCATGATTACAGTAATTTCCTGCAATGATATTTCACAACAAAACATGTCACCCAACATGGTGTAATAAATTTATGAAGACCCGTTCGATATGTAAACTATTACCAGCTATGATATGATATTCTCATTGAGGGGTACAATTTGCTTGCAATAGTGCCGGCACATAATTACAATTTTACATATAGGTTACATATGGTAtagaaaaataaagttaagcttcagagtgccaatttatatcttgtttttttaatttcacaaatatgatacttaactaaaacatcttTATTGCTTGTCATAAGCATCATTAATGTTAACTTGTACATGCATGCCTTATTATATACCAATACATACATTTGCTGTGTCATAGTATATGCAACTTTATGTGACATTTAATAGTAAGgtgttttgtaaacattttactgcTTTAAAAACAGCTTTAGTTATCGCAATATAGACACCATTTGTAGCTGGATGGACAGCATTATGTGGCTTTAAAGCAAACTGGGACTATATatgcaaaaacatttcaaaaacatatgCAAAAAATCTTTCTAAAATTACATTAATCTGTTAAAGGTTGTGACATGAACAACTGAACATGTTTGATGTAGCTTACCTATATGAAAAACAAGTCAGAACTCTGAAGTACACCAAATTATGACAAGGAATAAATATGGAGACAATGACATATGTTATGAAATCCCAGTCATAGCATAAAAATGGGTATTCAGAGTATAAATGGTGTGGATGGAGGAAAGCCTTCGCGCCACTTAAACTCAGCGATGATTCCTCAGCCAAGTTGActtatttttttaagaaaGTCGG belongs to Clavelina lepadiformis chromosome 6, kaClaLepa1.1, whole genome shotgun sequence and includes:
- the LOC143462195 gene encoding WD repeat-containing protein 26-like, whose protein sequence is MQSHAAVINGACTENRAASTALKDGPSSSKSIVTTNNGNPELEFKKCSLNLSESDKEVVRLVGQHLSSLGLKKSSDMLMMESGCCLEHSAATKFRENIMDGAWSKVEAALPDMKPLLKHQRHLQKMKFFVLEQKFLELVDDGKLLDALHCLRNQITPLRIYVSRVHQLSGFLMISTSDELCKAANWDGKGLKSRAKLLEKLQGFLPISVMMRPNRLKTLLTQALEYQQSKCLFHNSSLLPNLDTSSLLIDHTCLRRNFPAVTQQVLNEHTDEIWFCCFSHNGKMLATGSKDSYVIIWNVDPVTHRVTHARSLTGHTYGVGFLAWNPTDTHIIACGTEEASELWLWNAQTGELCSKLSHSSDDSLSCGTWMPDGKKYVAGGTKGQFYQCDLDGNVIESWEGVRVQSLGCLPDNKTVIAADTQQRVRRYNFEDMSDYNIIKEDHPIMSFSLSSDGHFILLNVATQGVHLWDIDDQILVRKFHGVVQGFYTIFSCFGGSSEEYVASGSEDNKVYIWHRSRDKPIDTLSGHSKTVNCVSWNKAIPSMLASVSDDGTVRIWGPQDTSESDSDDESYWLED